In Ruminococcaceae bacterium BL-6, a genomic segment contains:
- the aroB gene encoding 3-dehydroquinate synthase (Evidence 2a : Function from experimental evidences in other organisms; PubMedId : 2514789, 2549371, 3009224, 7603433; Product type e : enzyme), translated as MEITVNTSKPYRIVIGRGCLGETGRRAGALFRPGSRAFVVADSNVAPLYLGRVRQSLSEAGFSTGEHVFPAGEESKQLSTIRDIYQSLAESGVTRSDFVVALGGGVTGDMAGFAAATFLRGIPFVQIPTSLLAQIDSSVGGKTGVDLPQGKNLVGAFHQPALVMIDPDTLGTLPPRFFSDGMGEAIKYGCIRSAELFEAISGGVKGPQLDSMIAACIDIKRQVVERDEFDRGERMLLNFGHTFGHALEKYYGFGKHTHGEAVGMGMVMMARAGEAQGITEPGTAEKIAGALARYGLPADDPAPLDELLRAARLDKKGMGDTLNLIVLRKIGDSLRCPIRRDSLGAFMRGEAYE; from the coding sequence ATGGAAATCACCGTAAACACTTCGAAACCGTACCGGATCGTGATCGGGCGGGGATGCCTCGGCGAAACGGGCCGCCGCGCGGGCGCCCTGTTCCGCCCGGGCAGCCGCGCCTTTGTCGTCGCCGACAGCAACGTCGCCCCGCTGTACCTGGGGCGCGTGCGGCAGTCGCTTTCGGAAGCCGGATTTTCCACCGGGGAGCACGTGTTCCCGGCCGGCGAGGAAAGCAAGCAGCTTTCCACCATAAGGGACATCTACCAGAGCCTCGCCGAGAGCGGCGTGACCCGAAGCGACTTCGTCGTCGCGCTGGGCGGCGGCGTGACCGGCGACATGGCGGGCTTCGCCGCCGCGACGTTCCTGCGCGGGATCCCATTCGTCCAGATCCCGACGTCCCTGCTCGCGCAGATCGATTCCTCCGTGGGCGGAAAGACCGGCGTCGACCTGCCGCAGGGGAAGAACCTGGTGGGCGCGTTCCACCAGCCGGCCCTTGTGATGATCGACCCCGACACGCTCGGCACCCTGCCGCCGCGCTTTTTTTCGGACGGCATGGGCGAAGCCATTAAATACGGCTGCATCAGAAGCGCGGAACTGTTCGAAGCGATCAGCGGGGGCGTGAAGGGGCCGCAGCTCGATTCCATGATCGCCGCATGCATCGACATCAAGCGTCAGGTCGTGGAGCGCGACGAATTCGACCGGGGCGAGCGCATGCTGCTGAATTTCGGCCACACGTTCGGCCACGCGCTGGAAAAATATTACGGTTTCGGAAAGCACACCCACGGCGAGGCCGTCGGCATGGGCATGGTGATGATGGCGCGCGCGGGCGAGGCCCAGGGGATCACCGAACCGGGCACCGCCGAAAAAATCGCGGGCGCGCTCGCCCGGTACGGCCTTCCGGCGGATGACCCCGCCCCGCTGGACGAGCTGCTCCGCGCCGCCCGGCTGGACAAAAAGGGGATGGGAGACACCCTGAACCTGATCGTGCTGCGCAAAATCGGGGATTCGCTCCGCTGCCCCATCCGCCGGGACAGCCTCGGCGCGTTCATGCGGGGGGAAGCCTATGAGTAA
- the proS gene encoding Proline--tRNA ligase — MAEQKKMVEAITPMEEDFAQWYTDIVKKAELMDYTSVRGCMVIEPYGYAIWENIHDILDKRFKELGHQNVSMPLFIPESLLQKEKDHVEGFAPEVAWVTQGGNEPLQERLCVRPTSETLFCDHYARIIHSWRDLPKLYNQWCSVVRWEKTTRPFLRSVEFHWQEGHTMHETAEEAKAETEQMLRVYAELCENQLAIPVIKGRKTDKEKFAGAEMTYTIEAMMHDGKALQSGTSHYFGDGFARAFDITFQGRDNSICHPYQTSWGLSTRIIGGIIMTHGDNDGLILPPAVAPVQVIIVPVAQHKPGVLEKARELEQRLKKAFRVKVDDSDQSPGWKFAQYEMKGVPLRLEIGPRDMEKDQCVLVRRNDRRKTFVPLGGLEQAVAEQLEAVRGGLFQKALERRESMTYSVRTLDEFREAADSKPGFIKAMWCGDPACEEKLKDVAGVSSRCIPFEQERIADTCVCCGKKAKAMVYWGKAY, encoded by the coding sequence ATGGCCGAACAGAAAAAGATGGTTGAGGCGATTACCCCCATGGAGGAGGATTTCGCCCAGTGGTACACGGATATCGTCAAGAAAGCGGAGCTGATGGACTACACCAGCGTGCGCGGCTGCATGGTGATCGAGCCTTACGGCTACGCGATCTGGGAGAACATCCACGATATTCTGGATAAGCGTTTCAAGGAGCTGGGGCATCAGAACGTTTCCATGCCCCTTTTCATCCCGGAAAGCCTTCTCCAGAAGGAAAAGGATCATGTGGAGGGCTTTGCCCCCGAGGTCGCCTGGGTGACCCAGGGGGGCAACGAGCCTTTGCAGGAGCGGCTTTGCGTGCGCCCTACGTCGGAAACGCTGTTCTGCGACCATTACGCGCGCATCATCCATTCCTGGCGCGATCTGCCCAAGCTGTATAATCAATGGTGCTCCGTGGTGCGCTGGGAAAAAACTACCCGCCCGTTCCTTCGCTCGGTGGAGTTCCACTGGCAGGAAGGGCACACGATGCACGAAACTGCGGAAGAGGCGAAGGCCGAAACCGAACAGATGCTGCGCGTGTATGCGGAGCTTTGCGAAAACCAGCTTGCGATCCCGGTTATCAAAGGGCGCAAAACCGACAAGGAAAAATTTGCGGGTGCGGAAATGACCTATACCATAGAGGCCATGATGCACGACGGGAAGGCGCTTCAGTCCGGAACCAGCCACTATTTCGGCGACGGCTTTGCCAGAGCCTTCGACATCACGTTCCAGGGAAGGGACAACTCCATCTGTCATCCCTACCAGACCTCCTGGGGCCTGAGCACGCGGATCATCGGCGGGATCATCATGACGCACGGCGACAACGACGGCCTGATCCTTCCGCCGGCTGTCGCGCCGGTCCAGGTGATTATCGTGCCGGTCGCCCAGCATAAGCCGGGGGTCCTGGAAAAGGCCCGCGAGCTGGAGCAGCGCCTGAAGAAGGCGTTCCGGGTGAAGGTGGACGACAGCGACCAGTCCCCGGGCTGGAAATTCGCCCAGTATGAAATGAAGGGGGTTCCGCTCCGCCTGGAGATCGGCCCCAGGGATATGGAGAAGGATCAGTGCGTGCTGGTCCGCCGCAACGACCGCCGGAAGACCTTCGTCCCGCTCGGCGGGCTGGAGCAGGCGGTGGCGGAGCAGCTGGAAGCAGTGCGCGGCGGCCTGTTCCAAAAGGCGCTGGAACGACGGGAGAGCATGACTTATTCGGTCAGGACGCTCGACGAATTCCGCGAGGCCGCCGACAGCAAGCCGGGATTTATCAAGGCAATGTGGTGCGGCGATCCGGCCTGCGAAGAGAAGCTGAAGGATGTTGCGGGGGTATCCTCCCGCTGTATTCCGTTCGAGCAGGAGCGGATTGCGGACACCTGCGTCTGCTGCGGAAAAAAGGCGAAAGCCATGGTTTACTGGGGAAAAGCCTATTAA
- the rpsJ gene encoding ribosomal protein S10 (BS13); transcription antitermination factor (Evidence 2a : Function from experimental evidences in other organisms; PubMedId : 12682299, 27964882; Product type s : structure), which produces MAVKEKIRIRLKGYDYQLVDQSAEKIVATAKRTGARVSGPVPLPTEKQIVTVLRAVHKYKDSREQFEMRTHKRLIDILRPSNKTVEAMMGMELPAGVEIEIKL; this is translated from the coding sequence GTGGCAGTCAAAGAAAAAATCAGAATCAGGCTTAAGGGGTACGATTATCAGCTGGTGGACCAATCGGCTGAAAAGATCGTCGCGACGGCAAAGCGCACGGGCGCAAGGGTTTCCGGGCCCGTTCCGCTTCCGACGGAGAAGCAGATCGTAACGGTTCTGCGCGCCGTTCACAAATACAAGGACAGCCGCGAGCAGTTTGAGATGAGAACCCACAAGAGGCTGATCGACATTCTGCGGCCTTCCAACAAGACCGTGGAAGCCATGATGGGCATGGAACTCCCTGCCGGTGTCGAGATTGAGATCAAGCTCTGA
- the rplC gene encoding ribosomal protein L3 (BL3) (Evidence 2a : Function from experimental evidences in other organisms; PubMedId : 12682299, 17981968, 19154332, 23759864; Product type s : structure) — translation MQKAIIGKKIGMTQIFDEKGNVVPVTVVEAGPCVVSQKKTVENDGYAAIQVGFGDLKANRVNKPQKGHFDKANAAPKRHLREFRLDNTDSYQPGDLIKADVFANGDRVDVTGTSKGKGYAGVIKRWNFQRLKESHGSGPVARHGGSNGACSTPSRVFKGLKMAGHMGSERITVLNLTVVKVDAENNLIAVKGAVPGPNGGTVVIRDSVKA, via the coding sequence ATGCAGAAGGCAATCATTGGCAAGAAAATCGGCATGACGCAGATTTTCGACGAAAAGGGCAACGTCGTTCCCGTTACCGTCGTAGAAGCCGGGCCCTGCGTGGTATCGCAGAAGAAGACCGTGGAAAACGACGGGTACGCCGCCATTCAGGTGGGCTTCGGCGACCTGAAGGCCAACCGGGTGAACAAGCCCCAGAAGGGCCACTTCGACAAGGCGAACGCGGCGCCGAAGCGGCATTTAAGGGAATTCCGGCTGGACAATACCGATTCCTATCAGCCCGGCGACCTGATCAAGGCCGACGTCTTCGCGAACGGGGACAGGGTGGATGTGACCGGGACCAGCAAGGGCAAGGGATACGCGGGCGTCATCAAGCGCTGGAACTTCCAGAGGCTGAAGGAATCCCACGGTTCCGGCCCGGTCGCGCGCCACGGCGGCTCCAACGGTGCCTGCTCCACTCCGTCCCGCGTGTTCAAGGGGCTGAAAATGGCGGGGCATATGGGCTCCGAGAGGATCACCGTTCTGAATCTGACCGTTGTCAAGGTGGATGCCGAAAACAATCTGATCGCCGTCAAGGGCGCCGTGCCGGGCCCGAACGGCGGCACCGTCGTCATCCGCGACAGCGTCAAGGCGTAA
- a CDS encoding conserved exported protein of unknown function (Evidence 4 : Unknown function but conserved in other organisms), producing MKKWFGLALALLVSLSACADRAASSSSEPLSEPPAVSSGPSEPEPVSVSEPASESVPADGQAVTAAVTKKIFTFDQFKKSYQVAYPEFSEVKNADGLNAALKAAGMKDADQNGYQAEYDERTKKPMAVSLKTDYEITRQNSSFVSVLFVTNCSRNDEVSSGRTTRTVNFCLKTGKSLSTGDILKENDEFAVILWKEIQKDAPPEVLDSLSWDALRQLLPATPVYMTPDGIGFTIEVSHAAGDYYEVVVPLQKIERFVRIDFFS from the coding sequence ATGAAAAAATGGTTTGGCCTCGCCCTGGCCCTTCTGGTCTCGCTCAGCGCGTGCGCGGACCGCGCCGCCTCGTCGTCTTCGGAACCGCTTTCGGAGCCGCCGGCGGTTTCTTCCGGGCCATCCGAACCGGAGCCGGTCTCCGTTTCGGAGCCGGCATCGGAATCCGTTCCGGCGGATGGGCAGGCCGTGACGGCTGCCGTCACGAAAAAAATCTTCACGTTCGATCAGTTCAAAAAGTCGTATCAGGTGGCATACCCGGAATTTTCGGAGGTAAAAAACGCCGACGGCCTGAACGCGGCCCTGAAAGCTGCCGGGATGAAGGATGCCGACCAGAACGGATATCAGGCGGAATATGACGAGCGGACCAAAAAGCCGATGGCGGTCTCGCTGAAAACGGATTACGAGATCACCCGCCAGAACAGCAGCTTTGTCAGCGTGCTGTTCGTGACGAACTGCTCGCGCAATGACGAGGTTTCTTCCGGGCGCACGACGCGCACGGTCAATTTCTGCCTGAAAACGGGGAAATCCCTTTCCACCGGGGACATCCTGAAGGAGAACGACGAGTTCGCGGTGATCCTGTGGAAGGAGATCCAGAAGGATGCCCCGCCGGAGGTGCTCGATTCCCTTTCCTGGGATGCGCTGCGCCAGCTGCTTCCGGCGACGCCGGTCTATATGACGCCGGATGGCATCGGCTTTACGATAGAGGTTTCCCACGCCGCGGGGGATTATTACGAGGTGGTCGTCCCGCTGCAGAAAATCGAAAGATTCGTAAGAATCGACTTTTTCTCCTGA
- the aroE gene encoding Shikimate dehydrogenase (NADP(+)), whose protein sequence is MRKQTFAVIGHPVGHTMSPFIHSRLFSLAGADAQYRALDIAPEDLSSGRAAETLRGLDGFNVTIPHKRNIIPLLDAVDEKAKLFSSVNTVKNEDGKLTGYTTDGDGFLAALADAGVRPGGKSLVLGAGGVSHVMAFELSRASEEPDITVCARESGLEAAKSLCDSLSRDLKARGRTKFRLCACLYRELPPDAGFDLVANGTPCGMYPRENKMPGVPPGLLARAGCVFDAVYNPEQTLLLKTARSLGVKTVGGMDMLVWQAARAQSVWLGVEFDPERVRKISRLASLERERLFGAAEG, encoded by the coding sequence ATGAGAAAACAAACCTTTGCGGTCATCGGACATCCCGTCGGCCACACCATGTCGCCGTTCATCCACAGCCGGCTCTTTTCGCTTGCCGGCGCCGACGCGCAATACCGGGCGCTGGACATCGCGCCCGAAGACCTTTCTTCGGGCCGGGCGGCGGAAACGCTGCGCGGGCTCGACGGATTCAACGTTACCATTCCCCACAAAAGGAACATCATTCCCCTTCTGGATGCGGTCGATGAAAAAGCGAAGCTTTTTTCTTCGGTAAACACCGTAAAAAACGAAGACGGAAAGCTGACCGGCTACACGACGGACGGCGACGGCTTTCTGGCGGCCCTTGCGGACGCCGGGGTGCGCCCCGGCGGAAAGAGCCTGGTGCTCGGCGCGGGCGGCGTTTCCCATGTGATGGCGTTCGAGCTTTCCCGGGCTTCGGAAGAGCCGGACATCACCGTCTGCGCGCGCGAAAGCGGGCTGGAAGCGGCAAAATCGCTCTGCGATTCGCTTTCGCGCGATCTGAAAGCGCGCGGCAGAACAAAATTCCGTCTGTGCGCCTGCCTGTACCGGGAGCTTCCCCCGGACGCCGGATTCGACCTTGTGGCGAACGGGACGCCGTGCGGCATGTATCCCCGCGAAAACAAGATGCCGGGCGTCCCGCCCGGCCTTCTCGCCCGCGCGGGGTGCGTGTTCGACGCGGTCTACAACCCCGAACAGACCCTTCTGCTCAAAACCGCGCGGAGCCTCGGTGTGAAAACCGTGGGCGGCATGGACATGCTGGTGTGGCAGGCCGCGCGCGCTCAGAGCGTCTGGCTCGGCGTGGAGTTCGACCCGGAAAGGGTGCGGAAAATCAGCCGCCTCGCTTCTCTGGAGCGGGAGCGCCTGTTCGGCGCGGCGGAAGGATGA
- a CDS encoding Prephenate dehydrogenase, with the protein MDRKKIVIVGLGLIGGSLAKTLTARTKHSIIGIDADEKVLCRAVECGAVSRRGGAGDLKDADFLYLCMYPRACVDFVREHGAQIGKSCIVTDTCGVKGAICPDLKKLSETYGFCFVGGHPMAGKERSGFSESEDGLFDGASYLLVPCGAPQEAVDALKELALSMGFGGTVVTTPEHHDEMIAFTSQLPHVLACSYVMSPRCPQHNGFSAGSYRDVSRVARINETMWSELFLENRAALVRELDTLTEHIRQIRDAVDEEDRERLQSLLKQGREVKERLGE; encoded by the coding sequence ATGGACAGGAAAAAAATCGTGATCGTCGGGCTCGGGCTGATCGGAGGATCGCTTGCAAAAACGCTGACGGCGCGCACCAAACACAGCATCATCGGGATAGACGCCGACGAAAAGGTGCTTTGCCGGGCGGTGGAATGCGGGGCCGTTTCGCGCCGGGGCGGCGCCGGGGACCTGAAGGATGCGGATTTTCTGTATCTGTGCATGTATCCGCGGGCCTGCGTCGATTTTGTGCGGGAGCACGGCGCGCAGATCGGGAAAAGCTGCATCGTCACCGACACCTGCGGCGTCAAGGGCGCGATCTGCCCCGACCTGAAAAAGCTGTCCGAGACCTACGGCTTCTGCTTTGTGGGCGGCCATCCCATGGCCGGAAAAGAGCGCAGCGGCTTTTCGGAAAGCGAAGACGGCCTGTTCGACGGCGCAAGCTACCTTCTGGTGCCCTGCGGAGCGCCGCAGGAGGCCGTGGATGCGCTGAAGGAGCTGGCGCTTTCGATGGGGTTCGGCGGCACGGTCGTCACGACGCCCGAGCACCACGACGAGATGATCGCGTTCACCTCCCAGCTTCCGCACGTGCTGGCCTGCTCGTATGTGATGAGCCCGCGCTGCCCGCAGCACAACGGCTTTTCCGCGGGCAGCTACCGCGACGTTTCGCGCGTGGCGCGGATCAACGAAACCATGTGGAGCGAATTGTTTCTGGAAAACCGCGCCGCCCTGGTGCGCGAGCTGGACACCCTGACGGAGCATATCCGCCAGATCCGCGACGCGGTGGACGAAGAAGACCGCGAACGGCTCCAGTCCCTTTTAAAGCAGGGCCGCGAAGTAAAAGAAAGGTTGGGGGAATAA
- the acpP gene encoding Acyl carrier protein — MVLEKVKAILSEQFDVEEDSITPDTSIVDDLGADSLDVVDLLMSIEDEFEIEVPDSEVENIKTVGELVKYIEDHV, encoded by the coding sequence ATGGTTTTAGAGAAGGTTAAGGCGATTCTCAGCGAGCAGTTTGATGTGGAAGAAGATTCCATTACTCCGGATACATCGATTGTAGACGACCTGGGGGCCGATTCTCTTGATGTTGTGGATCTTTTGATGTCGATCGAAGATGAATTCGAAATCGAAGTTCCGGACAGCGAGGTCGAAAACATCAAAACGGTCGGTGAATTGGTAAAATACATCGAAGATCATGTATAA
- the rplD gene encoding ribosomal protein L4 (Evidence 2a : Function from experimental evidences in other organisms; PubMedId : 10898684, 12682299, 22720735; Product type s : structure) — protein MPTVAVLDMAGKEVEKIDLSDAVFGIKPNTAAMHDMVKNYLANQRQGTQSALTRAEVSGGGRKPWRQKGTGHARQGSTRSPQWTHGGIVFAPKPRDYRYPVNKKVRRLAMKSAFSSKAADQELVVLDKIILDEYKTKAVAAMLKALGSEKRALIVLPEGDPKVIASARNLPGVKTTTVNTLNVYDILNADKFIVLKDAVAKIEEVYA, from the coding sequence ATGCCTACAGTAGCAGTACTTGATATGGCGGGAAAAGAAGTTGAAAAGATCGACCTTTCCGACGCCGTGTTCGGGATCAAACCCAACACCGCCGCCATGCACGATATGGTCAAGAATTATCTTGCGAACCAGCGGCAGGGCACACAGTCTGCCCTGACCCGCGCCGAGGTTTCGGGCGGCGGCAGAAAGCCCTGGCGCCAGAAGGGGACCGGCCACGCAAGACAGGGTTCCACGCGTTCCCCGCAGTGGACTCACGGCGGCATCGTGTTCGCGCCCAAGCCGCGCGACTACCGCTATCCCGTGAACAAAAAGGTAAGGCGCCTCGCCATGAAATCCGCTTTTTCCAGCAAGGCGGCGGACCAGGAGCTGGTCGTGCTCGACAAGATCATCCTGGATGAATACAAGACAAAGGCCGTCGCGGCGATGCTCAAGGCCCTCGGCTCGGAAAAAAGAGCTTTGATCGTCCTGCCCGAAGGGGATCCGAAGGTCATCGCCTCCGCGAGGAACCTTCCGGGCGTCAAGACCACCACGGTCAACACCCTGAACGTCTACGACATCCTCAACGCGGACAAATTTATCGTCTTAAAGGATGCCGTGGCGAAGATTGAGGAGGTGTATGCATAA
- the aroK gene encoding shikimate kinase I (Evidence 2a : Function from experimental evidences in other organisms; PubMedId : 1309529, 1630320, 7603433, 7612934, 7883721, 9298646, 9600841; Product type e : enzyme) — translation MSPMERKNIVLCGFMGCGKSTVGRALAEKISTEFVDMDSLIERRENATVSEIFRKKGEEAFRRMETMTARELSGRSGLVIAAGGGVLLNPENVRILRRTGVVVLLSVPVETIARRLEGDATRPLLLREDRAEFLRSLYRERMPRYLSAADVRVDADAPPEEAAGRVFRAVRAFLSEKP, via the coding sequence ATGAGCCCCATGGAACGGAAAAACATCGTCCTGTGCGGCTTTATGGGGTGCGGAAAGTCGACGGTCGGGCGCGCGCTGGCAGAAAAGATTTCCACGGAATTCGTCGACATGGATTCCCTGATCGAGCGGCGGGAAAACGCCACGGTCTCCGAAATTTTCCGGAAAAAAGGCGAGGAAGCCTTCCGCCGGATGGAAACGATGACGGCGCGGGAGCTTTCGGGCCGAAGCGGGCTTGTCATAGCGGCGGGCGGCGGCGTGCTGCTGAACCCGGAAAACGTGCGGATCCTGCGCCGCACCGGCGTCGTCGTCCTGCTTTCGGTCCCCGTGGAGACGATCGCCCGCCGGCTGGAAGGGGACGCCACCCGCCCGCTTCTTCTGCGGGAGGACCGCGCCGAATTCCTGCGTTCCCTGTACCGGGAGCGGATGCCCCGCTACCTTTCCGCTGCGGATGTCCGTGTGGACGCGGACGCGCCCCCGGAAGAGGCCGCCGGTCGCGTTTTTCGGGCCGTGCGCGCCTTTCTGTCGGAAAAGCCTTGA
- the aroF gene encoding Phospho-2-dehydro-3-deoxyheptonate aldolase, whose protein sequence is MIIVLKHDCTPEQIEAFSKSLTSRYDVKVNTWFGTQSTVLGLIGDTSAIDIDSIAAQSFVESVKRVQEPYKKANRKFHPDDTVVTLPGGQKIGDGSLALIAGPCSVESESQICGIARRVKAAGAKFLRGGAFKPRTSPYSFQGMRAEGLQLLSEAKKETGLPIVTEIMRVSHLELFDDVDIIQVGARNMQNFELLKELGKIDKPILLKRGLSSTIEELLMSAEYIMAGGNERVILCERGIRTYETYTRNTLDISAVPILKKLSHLPVVVDPSHASGISWLVEPLALAAVAAGADGLIIEVHNDPPHALSDGAQSLTPDQFDHVAGRVFRAAECFGKTR, encoded by the coding sequence ATGATTATCGTATTGAAGCACGACTGTACGCCCGAGCAGATCGAAGCGTTCTCGAAGAGCCTGACGAGCCGCTACGACGTCAAGGTGAACACCTGGTTCGGCACCCAGAGCACCGTGCTCGGCCTGATCGGCGACACTTCCGCCATCGACATCGACAGCATCGCCGCCCAGAGCTTCGTCGAAAGCGTCAAGCGCGTGCAGGAGCCGTACAAGAAAGCGAACCGGAAATTCCACCCGGACGACACCGTCGTCACCCTGCCGGGCGGCCAGAAGATCGGCGACGGCTCCCTCGCGCTGATCGCCGGGCCCTGCTCGGTGGAAAGCGAGAGCCAGATCTGCGGCATCGCCCGGCGGGTCAAGGCGGCCGGCGCGAAATTCCTGCGCGGCGGCGCGTTCAAGCCCCGCACCTCCCCTTATTCGTTCCAGGGCATGCGGGCCGAAGGGCTTCAGCTTCTCAGCGAGGCGAAGAAGGAGACCGGCCTTCCCATCGTGACAGAAATCATGCGCGTCTCCCATCTGGAGCTGTTCGACGACGTCGACATCATTCAGGTCGGCGCGAGGAACATGCAGAATTTCGAGCTGCTGAAGGAGCTCGGAAAGATCGACAAGCCTATTTTGCTCAAGCGCGGCCTCTCCAGCACGATCGAGGAGCTGCTGATGAGCGCGGAATATATCATGGCGGGCGGAAACGAAAGGGTGATCCTGTGCGAGCGCGGCATCCGCACCTACGAGACGTACACCCGGAACACGCTCGACATCTCGGCGGTGCCGATCCTGAAAAAGCTGTCTCACCTGCCCGTCGTCGTTGACCCGAGCCACGCCAGCGGCATTTCGTGGCTGGTGGAGCCGCTGGCGCTCGCCGCCGTGGCCGCCGGCGCGGACGGCCTGATCATCGAGGTGCATAACGACCCGCCGCACGCCCTTTCGGACGGCGCCCAGTCGCTGACGCCCGACCAGTTCGACCATGTGGCCGGCCGTGTGTTCCGCGCGGCGGAATGCTTCGGAAAAACCCGCTGA
- the oadB gene encoding Oxaloacetate decarboxylase beta chain has translation MSGFSFLVNGIQTMAANPKMLVMWVIGGLLIWLAIEKDFEPALLLPMGFGAILVNLPLPGVIGDQNTQGVVAWLFKVGIASSEAFPLLLFVGIGAMIDFGPLLSNPRMLLFGGAAQFGIFLTVVLAVLLGFPLKDAMSIGVIGAADGPTSILVSQQLNSAYMGAIAVAAYSYMALVPLIQPMAIRWVTTENERKIRMPYNPKSVTKTTKILFPILVTLIAGLIAPDSVALVGFLMFGNLIRECGRLESLSQTAQGPLANLITIFLGITIAFTMQADKFLTWGTLMVMALGLFAFVFDTIGGVVFAKIINLFLPKGKKINPMVGGAGISAFPMSARVIQKMALKEDNQNHILMHAVGANVAGQIGSVVAGGIILSLAKVFLA, from the coding sequence TTGAGTGGATTCAGCTTTTTAGTTAATGGCATTCAGACAATGGCTGCCAATCCCAAAATGCTGGTCATGTGGGTGATAGGAGGACTGCTGATCTGGCTTGCAATCGAAAAGGATTTTGAGCCTGCACTTCTGCTTCCCATGGGATTCGGCGCAATTCTGGTAAACCTGCCGCTGCCCGGCGTGATCGGCGACCAAAACACACAGGGCGTTGTGGCATGGCTGTTCAAGGTCGGCATCGCCTCTTCGGAAGCGTTCCCGCTTCTGCTGTTCGTCGGCATCGGCGCGATGATCGATTTCGGGCCTTTGCTTTCCAACCCGCGCATGTTGCTGTTCGGCGGCGCGGCGCAGTTCGGAATCTTCCTGACGGTCGTTCTGGCGGTGCTGCTCGGCTTCCCGCTGAAGGATGCGATGAGCATCGGCGTGATCGGCGCTGCGGACGGCCCCACCTCCATTCTGGTCTCCCAGCAGCTCAACAGCGCCTACATGGGCGCCATTGCGGTCGCGGCATATTCGTACATGGCGCTGGTTCCGTTGATCCAGCCGATGGCGATCCGCTGGGTCACCACCGAAAATGAACGCAAAATCCGCATGCCGTATAATCCGAAATCCGTGACCAAGACCACGAAGATCCTGTTCCCGATCCTCGTCACGCTGATCGCCGGCCTGATCGCCCCCGATTCGGTCGCTCTGGTTGGATTTTTGATGTTCGGCAACCTGATCCGTGAATGCGGCCGCCTTGAAAGCCTGTCCCAAACGGCGCAGGGCCCGCTCGCAAACCTGATCACGATCTTCCTCGGCATCACCATCGCGTTTACCATGCAGGCGGACAAGTTCCTCACTTGGGGCACTTTGATGGTAATGGCGCTCGGGCTGTTTGCGTTTGTGTTCGACACCATCGGCGGCGTGGTTTTTGCGAAAATCATCAACCTGTTCCTGCCCAAGGGAAAGAAAATCAACCCAATGGTCGGCGGCGCCGGTATCTCCGCGTTCCCGATGTCTGCGCGCGTCATTCAGAAAATGGCTTTGAAAGAGGACAATCAGAACCATATTCTGATGCACGCGGTCGGCGCGAATGTTGCCGGGCAGATCGGCTCTGTTGTGGCCGGCGGCATCATTCTTTCTCTTGCCAAAGTCTTTTTAGCATAA
- a CDS encoding conserved protein of unknown function (Evidence 4 : Unknown function but conserved in other organisms): MNLNLLAIAFHSVLGNVESSDISRSLELMGKGMLGIFIVMVLIYLVTVLLDKVTGKNK; the protein is encoded by the coding sequence ATGAACTTGAATTTATTGGCAATTGCATTCCACAGCGTTCTCGGAAATGTGGAAAGCTCCGACATTTCCCGTTCTCTTGAACTGATGGGCAAGGGAATGCTTGGAATTTTCATTGTTATGGTACTGATCTATCTGGTGACCGTACTTTTGGATAAGGTGACTGGAAAGAACAAATAA